The region AGGAGACGGTGAGCGCCCCCTCGGCGAAAAGGCGGCGCAGCAGGTTCGGAATCCGGAAGGCGACGAAGAAGGCGTCCGCCGAGGCGAGCGTGCCGAAGGCGTAGGCGATCGCCATGTCCCGGAGAAGCCCCGCCACGCGGCTGACCAGCGTGAAGAAACCGACGGTCCCCGCCCTCTTGGCGATGCTTCGACGCTCAGTCATGGGTGGAGAGAGTCCTTGACACACTTTCCGCGCGAATGCTAGGTCTTCGCGACATTTTTCACGAAATATTAAGGAGTTAAGTCATGGCGGAAGAAAAAGCGGCGGGCGAAAAAGCCAAACGGAAGGTCCCCAAGGGCCGTCACCTCTCGGCCATCAAGCGGCACCGGCAGAGCCTGAAGCGGAAAGAGCTCAACACCGGATTCCGGGGGGCCATGCGGACCGCCGTGAAGAGGGTGATCGACGCCGTGAACAAGAAGGACGCCGCCGCCGCCAAGACCCTCCTCCGGGACGCCGTCTCCAAGCTCACCAAGGCCGGCAA is a window of bacterium DNA encoding:
- the rpsT gene encoding 30S ribosomal protein S20 — translated: MAEEKAAGEKAKRKVPKGRHLSAIKRHRQSLKRKELNTGFRGAMRTAVKRVIDAVNKKDAAAAKTLLRDAVSKLTKAGNKNRVHHRHASRHVGRLSAMVARLG